From the genome of Paralichthys olivaceus isolate ysfri-2021 chromosome 4, ASM2471397v2, whole genome shotgun sequence:
CTGCTGGGGTCCACTATGGTCCTCGAGACACAGATGTCATCATCCATCCATGGTTTTTTAGGGTAGGAACAGATGTCTATGCCGATGTCAATATGGGTTCTATATATACGCCTACTGGAATGGAATATGGGATCGTCAGAATGACACAGGCCTACATTTCGATATGAACTGAACTGTAGGCGTGTATGTTTGATTTGAACGAGCATGCAACTCTCAGTTGACATGAAGGGCGTAAACTTTGGTTAACCCTGAATAGCATTCATTACCTCTTCCAAAACTTGTcctttggaaaatgtgttttaaactcCTTCATTTTAAGGCCACAATAACTGTGTTTTATGGTTCTCCTCGCCACAACACCCTTGTTAAGAATGGCTTGTTTCCAAAATGCTAAATCTAGGACTTGACTTACTTGTGAAGTTGTGATTTGCAAAACAATGACATCAACCTGTCTTTCCAGGATGTACCCAGCTTCTTAGCTCCGTTTGCTTATAACCACCCCCCTGTGATCCTCAATATTGGCTTTAGTAGGTCCCAGAACACTGAGGCCCTGTTCAGACATGGTATGAACATATGTCTTGGGTGATCTGATCTAACGGGGACAACTCTACAATCACACCCAAGATTTGATCAACTAGCTaattcagaggtggtctgggatgAATGTGacaacatattattttattagtgTGAAAGCAAATGCATCCTGGGACACATTGAATGACCTCCTACTCAACTGATGTCCTCAAGGTAAGCAGTTTTGCTGGAAAGACACCTTACTCTGGCCCCTATAATCGAAATTATTTTGTCACttagtttcaaaataaagccgAGTCTTCAGCAACACTGAGGTAAAACTGAACATAAAGGTACAATCAGAAAACAGGCCTACtattaaagtattaaaaacTGAGAACAAAGGGAAAAACCATGGTGTCACTCTTAGATTGTCTAATTGCAGGCatcatgtaaaaaaacagaaatgcagtatgaaaatatatatatacataaaatacaaactttaGAAACAGTATTAAGATGTCGATGCTGCTGAAAGTGACTTTTAGTGACATTGGAGTGAGCTCAGCTCGTCTCTCGTCCTCTAACATGAGAAGGTGACAATGAGTCTGGAGCTCATCATTCTCTCTGTGGCTGCTTTTCAAACTGAACACAATGCTGCTTCGTTTATCACACAGCTGTAACAATACTAACACAACATAACAAGCAAATATTGCATCATTACAAAACACTTAAAGGATTTTGTCTcagctgttttcactgtgacagTTTTCCTTCTTATAAACTCACCACTTTAGTCTAGGCTGGTGCAGGAGAGGACCAAACATTCTTAAACACCAGTACTTATTTCTTGGTTGAAAGTTTGATTCAGTAACAAAACCAAATGTTTCCTGAGAAAATACTACAGAATGTGAGCTCAGGGTTTACTGGCTCTGAAATGATCTGATTGAGAACactttataaaatgtatatatggtGCCCCCTCCTGGAAGATATATGACCGTGCTGTAAATATCTGCAGTAAtagatacatacacacattgtCTGAAGATGATGTTGAGAAAATTCCCCAGTACATCATCTGTTGGAAAAAAGTTCATGCCATTATGATGGCAACCTCAAAGAAAGTATTTTACAGATTAAATAAGGTTATTCCGGGGTAGTGTATTGTGATGTGTTTTAGATGATCTaatgtgtgattgtgttctACATATACATTCATTGAAAACAATACACATATTGTTTGGTTGTTAGCTCTAAATTGAACAAATGAACTGTGTGCACTGGACATTATGAGGTGAATGTAAAAGCAAATCAACAAATCTCCAGATTCAGTACTTTTTCTCTGGATGGACACACAGCTCATGATATTTGGTACAGGCAGTGAGTTTCTATCAAAGCCCAAGTGTTGCTGGGAATCATTACGATGAGTAAATCATTTGTGACGGTCACTGTGGggacttatttttttctttttgtcaaagAGGAATTTGTATACAGTTTATTGAAATGTACAGTGAAGAAAAGACACGTCTATTGTAAAGGataatgtgatgtttattttttaattcaggaaaaatgatttaagctattttctctttgtctggGGGACTAACAAAGCCATATGCTATCTGTGGATACAACCTGCACCCACCCAGTGGAAATATCCATCTGCTTGATTGAAAGGTAACATGTGACAAATACCAGTTATTTCTGTGCAGGTGAAGGATGACTGCAAATGGAAAACAGGTAAGCTAGGAGATGCTGTATATCCACAGAAAATGGTTTGAAAAGACAGATTTGaaatacaaatcaaaaataCTTGATCAAAATACAGATTTGGAGATCTGCTCCCGATGTCAATATAacgtatttaaatgtaaagggtccattctagggtGAAGGAAACAACACTttgtacaatttaaatgaaacatactggtgaaaacatctcaaagattattttatattcaatttccgCCAGTAGATATTGCTTAGATATACAACATGCCTACTCATACTGTATATACGATCATTATTAACAACACTATTATCATTACTGTTGTTATTGCATTTCTTTACCATAAATACTTGTAACATTGATATACCTCTCCAGTCATGTGATGTAttttctaatcaatgttgtcaCTGATAGGAAGCACTTCGCCTCCAAACTGGTGAACAGACAGTGACCTGGTCTTCGGTGACATGAACCGTCTGggatttgattattattatgttaaataataaatgaataaataaaaataaaagataatgtTAACAAATAATGTGTTAATACAAGATGCATGCTAGCATAGCAACCATGCATCTAAAATAATcaattttaaacatgttttcaataCATATAAGAATATAACAACATAGTGAACAAGAATCAATTGCAACACCCGTACATTTTCTGGTGATTTGCATGCtcgcaaaaaaaaacattaaatgtacAAGTAAAGTTAatttacaaatcatttaaattaacaACTTATTAAATGCATGTAACACTGGAACACAGTGGAACACAGTGGAACACAGTGGAACACTGGAACActggaacactggaaaaatGATTTACTAACACCAAATACTCAGCAGGTGAGGAAGGGCTCGCTCCATGTGCGTTTAGCCGGGCATTGCGCACCGCGAGTCGGCctatggagctttttttttcacaaacaaagtgtgtgtcCTAATTACCTCGCGGGCATTGAGTCTGACATGTCTGGTCCATGGAATTCATCATGATGGCAGTTGGtaaaaaagtgaataaacatAGTTAGATAAAGACATTTTCTGGGGGGACACTGGTGCATTTACATAAGTAGCATAGTGCTATAACTGTAAGCAATGGAAAAGGACTcattgttaaaaatgtaaagttaATTCCAGTACAGTGCTCACCTTAGCAGTTACAACCCCATGCtatgtgaaactgaaaaacaacagacagaatAGTACCACTTAACAATAAGTAATATGAGCTAGCTATGAGTGCTACAATGGAAAAGTAGCCaacttttgatttaattttctgaAAAATTCTACAGTCAAATCGTCTGAACCTTGACATACTGACACTGGGGGTCACTatgaacaacagacaactgaAACATTCTGAGGTCAGAGTTCAGAGCCATATCTCCAGCTTCCCTTCTTAACCAAATATGGTCCAGGTACAAACTGGACAGATGGCACTGATCAGATTTCAAAATGGCAGTTTCAAAAACCAGTGGGTGATGTCATGGTAGGTTACCACATCCCCCCCACTGAGTGCTAGTCACCCATTTACtgaaatgttattaatattcAACGCATCCCTTCGAAACCAGCACTTCAGTTTCTCTGGTAATTAACAAAACACTTGCCGAGTGAGAAGTCAATTGGATGAATGAGTCATGAGATATGTtgtccacatacagacagacagacatttgtggaaatAGTAAACTCTTCACCCATGCTTGAACTGGACCTGCTCTTTCCACCAAAACTACATCCTGGCCCACTACTATTGGTCACCTCCAATAATGCCTCACTCCATGCTACTGATTTGCAGTGATTTCGGAATCACTTTTGTTTTGAGCATCTCTCAGCTTAATTCGGAGAGACTGGAATGTGTCTCGAAACGCTTGTGAACCAAAACAGTACAGCAGTGGATCCAGGCAGCTGTTCACTCCAGCTAAGATCAGGGATGCATAATACGCCTTCTCAATCTGCAGCAGAAAGCAACATTTTCCAGGGTAGTATTTCTTAAGTACCACTGCCACAGTTCTTATCACGTTCAGAGGCAGGAAACACAGCCCGAATATCACCAGACACATGCCTACCATCCTCTGAGATTTCACCTTGGCCTTCAGACCTTTAGGTGTACTGATGTTGAGGCGAGTTAAGGAGCCAGCCAGACGGACGTAGCAAACAGCAGACATAGAGAAAGGGAGTATGAACCCAAAGATGAGCAGGACAAAGTTAATGACAAAGTAGGAGTCTGTCAGGTTCGTCTGATGAATGGAGAGACAGTGCCTGTTTTTGCCGTCTTCGCTGGGAGGAAGCATGAAAGCATAGACCAGAGCCTGGATCAGCAGCAGAAACCAAACTCCTGCACACAGCTTCTTGACAAACTGCTTCTGTTTCATACAGGAGCTTTTGTTGAAGCGCACCACAGCTGTGTACCGATGGATACTGATGAGAGTGAGGAATATGATGCTGCCATTGAAATGGGAACTAAGCAGGGCGATCTTGACCTTGCACAGAAACGGGCCAAAGGGCCAGTTGTTGCCCATGGCGAAGTATACCGCCATCAGTGGAGTGACTGGGGTCGCGATGGCATCGCTGAGAGCCAAGTGGAACTGCAGTGTGGTTCCAGAGGTCCAGCAGGGTATCCGGCAGCAGAAGACCCAGAGGCTAAAGGTGTTGAGGATGAAGCCAAGGAAGAAGATGAGGCACAGGAGGACGATGATGGACATATGCTGTTTCTCATCCATACATGATGAGTTATTGCTGCAGTTTCCGGGCTGTGAGGAAACCGTCGTGGGCAtcatcttcttctgtttctgtggGAGGAGAACAGAACACTGCACCtcagaattatttatttcacaagCTATTTTTTTCTTACTAGATCAAAAACAGTAACAATGCAACATATGCTTGAGATGGACCACAAATACTTATAATACTGTCATGATCCTGTCCTATGTTGAACTTCTGAGGGACTTTTTGTGGTTTTGGACTTTTGATTTACGGACTCAGAATTTCATCGTGTTTGGACTTTGGGATTTGTCCTTGTGTtctttttaattacttttgtgTCTCTCACTTCAGTCTTTGTGTAGTTTTCCTGCTCCTACTTTAATATGTCACACATGAGTTAAACACTCATTGTCTCTTTTGTTCACCCTCATGGATTTATCTCATGTTTCCATTCTGTTCTATTTGGTGGAtccattgactgtatataaatggaTTTaggattttgttttaaatcaggGGCAATCAAAAGTCatgacctatattgcagccaaccaccaggtcGTGATTGAGACACATTGACAGTACTTTAAGGGAACTGTTATGTTGTCCATCTTTCGACACAGTCTCTGGACAATAGAAAACATCAGCAGAGAAATATTGCAACACAGCACGTCCAGATGGTCGACCCCCAGGTACCACAATCAAATTTCAGATTTACATACAAGTTACATgtacaaatacaacacacactgtactcTGGGGGCACAATCCCCAGGCTTCCGATCTGCATGCAGAGGTGTCcatgggcaagatgctgaagcccaaaaatagaacaaaaagtgctgctaatagatgcagtgtgtgtgaaagggcGAATGGATACATGgatacataaatacaaactatTTACTCTAAGGGAGGTACACCTTTAATGACCCCATGAGATTTCTCTATTGCCACCCTCAGAACAAACTAGGTCTTTAGCCCCACaagttgttttctcttttatcaAATCTCTGAGACTTTTTTTCAAAGTTAggatttaataatataataacctTTCAGTTTTTGATATGTTTGCCTGTCTCActattagcaggattatgcaaaaactgttaaaaatgtCTGGAAGGATGGGGTATGAGCCAAGGAAGAACCAATTAACCTATTCATTATTTTCAGATAAGATCAAACTCTACTGATCCACAAACCAGGGAAATTCTGTtgtagacaagagaataaagaaatataaaaagacaatagaataataaaataaaataagtattAAATACAAAATTCTGAGTATGTACATCATATACACCTGAATGTAAGAGCAGATTTGATTgtggggcggatccaggaattgttttctttctttaacattgcaagacagGGTGTTAGCCTTCGCAAAGGTTTGTGCATTCCCCTCCAGTTACTTGTTCTACTTGTGGCATGTAATGAATCACATAGGCACTATTCAATAGAAATCccatacaataaatacaaattatttttaagatttaaatctgtgttgactttttaaaaatagtttggATTGGAACATATTGGGGGTGGCCTCACCTCCCTGGTTTGATTCCTGTTTGGTCGGGGTTTTTCAAGATAGAGTGGATCAGGCTGTGGTCAGTTTTCTTATGCCACAAAAATATTTCCTGCTCCTGGGTAAGAAATGTAGTATGGCAACACAATAAATTCTCTTCCATAAATCAAATGTAGCTCTGAACACTttagttttattacatttgaagaaggagtcaccatttacttcaattgtattggatttggctgcaaccctggtttacccctgagactccaaaagtgttttgtcgactaaaacacttcacccacccctccatcgccatagttcaggttcaggtttaaATTTAATTTGCGTCTCACTTGTTAAtactgtatgaattgttttaaCCTTATAATTATCACATTAGGTGAAATATCACTTTGAAATACCGTCAGCAGATAGTAAGGAGTTAAAAACAATCTTACCAGAGTTGAAGTTGTCTTCAGTGCTTTGAGTCTAGTAACATACTAACTGTTTCTCTTCTGACTCTGCTTATTTGTGGAGCTGCTAGTGGTGGAATTGCCCAATCAGAAATCAGTGTGGCAGTGTATAACATCCTGCAGATACAGAACAGGAACTTCAGTTAATGTTGAAATcaacatcagaatgatgaaaacatgtgaaCTCATGTGACTTTGTGAAAcaattgtttgtttcagttcttCTGAAAATGACATGCTGAGTTgtgcacacacaacatgacATCTTCAGACTTTTTACTCAAAATGGAACcaataacagaaaaacatcCAGCAGCAGTTCAGTGTCGATGAGCGAGGTCAGAGGAATAAGGTCAGACTGGTTGGAGCTGACAGAAAGTTTACAGTGACTCAGATAGTCCCTCTTAACTGTGGTGCGCAGAAAAACGTTTCCAATATTTTTGTGGAATCAAAGAAGCTGTTTCTCAGTCTGTTTGTGCAGGATCTTATTGTCCTGTACTTTCTCCCCGATGGCAAGGGGACAAACAGACTGTGGCCTGGGTGAGTTGGGTCCTTGCTGATGTTACTAGCCTTCTTGTGTAGACAGCTATCATATACCGGGTCCAGAGTTGATAGCTTGGTTTATACGCTTTGGCAGAGAATTGTCTCTATGGTGCTCCTGTAGAAGTTAACAAAGAGCTTGGGGGGGAAGTTGAGTTTCCTCAGAAAGAAGAGCCTCCGTTGAGCTTTCTTCACCAGGTGGGAGGTGTCAAGGGCCCACGTCAGATCTTTTGTGATATGGATTCTCACGAACTTGATGTCATTTACAACACCCACTTCCTCACTGTTGAAGTGGCATTGACATTGTCTGAGATCAGTCCTACTATAGTGGTGTTATCAGCAAACTTCACTATGGTGTTAGAGGAGTGGATGGATGTAcagtcatgagtgaacagggTGAAGAGAGCAGGACTGAGCACGCAGCCCTGCGGTGCTCCTGTGTTCAGGATGATGGTGGAGGATGTGTGGTTGCCCATTCTGACAGTTTGCGGTCTGTTTATGAGGACGCCCATAATCTAGAGTGTGGTGGATAGTCTGAGGTTTTTGAGTTTGTTAACCAGTTACAGAGTTTCGATTAAGAATATTTGCATTTGCCATCTTGTTGCTGGTATCTGAGGTCTATCTGATTAAAGGGTAATTAGGGTAGACTACTTATCCTCTTGAGCTCAACACAAGTTTATCTGTTTTCACAGGCTGAGTTGTATGAAACGTGTGTAAAATCGATGGGAATTCcccttcaccaagttttgtgtaGGAACTAAACTATTCAGCAAGAGCGAGAAGATACTACTAAAATATAATACTATCATTTGAAGTATCACAAAGACAGTCAGAAAGTTGCCGTTAGTTGCAATTTGTTAAACACTTTGAAATAGGGCGTTTATCACCATTTTTCCACATAGCACAATTCAGATGTAGTGAATTTCAATGTGGATTCacaagtggactgttgggctttggtggaggtacagtatgtgttctcctgagtgccattctacttcTAAGATGTATTCATATTCCAATATGTGTTGACtttggaaaaaaggaaaacacctGAAGAAGAATCAGCTTATGATTCTTTATGGAGTCTTCTCCTCAAA
Proteins encoded in this window:
- the LOC109639086 gene encoding P2Y purinoceptor 2 produces the protein MMPTTVSSQPGNCSNNSSCMDEKQHMSIIVLLCLIFFLGFILNTFSLWVFCCRIPCWTSGTTLQFHLALSDAIATPVTPLMAVYFAMGNNWPFGPFLCKVKIALLSSHFNGSIIFLTLISIHRYTAVVRFNKSSCMKQKQFVKKLCAGVWFLLLIQALVYAFMLPPSEDGKNRHCLSIHQTNLTDSYFVINFVLLIFGFILPFSMSAVCYVRLAGSLTRLNISTPKGLKAKVKSQRMVGMCLVIFGLCFLPLNVIRTVAVVLKKYYPGKCCFLLQIEKAYYASLILAGVNSCLDPLLYCFGSQAFRDTFQSLRIKLRDAQNKSDSEITANQ